The Fusobacterium sp. genome contains a region encoding:
- a CDS encoding GNAT family N-acetyltransferase: MILRKYKSDDCLNLLKLFYDTVRTINRKDYNDRQLSVWAPDNYIEEKYDIWQKSLSENFTIVAEKNGDILGFGDIEKDGYLNRLFIHKDYQHRGIASSIVKELEKYAENICICTIITEASVTAKPFFERIGFLLVKEQLIEKKGVYLTNYLMKKYILKQTI; encoded by the coding sequence ATGATATTAAGAAAATATAAGTCTGATGATTGTCTTAATTTGCTAAAACTTTTCTATGATACTGTAAGAACTATTAACAGAAAAGACTATAATGATAGACAACTTTCTGTATGGGCTCCTGATAATTATATTGAAGAAAAATATGATATCTGGCAGAAATCTCTTTCTGAAAATTTTACTATTGTAGCTGAAAAAAATGGAGATATCCTTGGTTTTGGTGATATAGAAAAAGATGGTTATCTCAACAGATTATTTATTCATAAAGATTATCAGCATAGAGGAATTGCATCTTCTATAGTTAAAGAACTTGAAAAATATGCTGAAAATATATGTATATGCACAATAATAACAGAAGCTTCAGTCACTGCTAAACCTTTCTTTGAAAGGATAGGATTTTTACTGGTAAAGGAGCAACTGATAGAGAAAAAAGGAGTTTACCTTACAAATTATCTCATGAAAAAATATATACTAAAGCAAACTATTTAG
- a CDS encoding LacI family DNA-binding transcriptional regulator produces MVTINDVARAAGVSRGTVSNVINNVKVREKSYIAVKKAIEELGYVPNQYARALKTNRTYTVALIIPTIWNPFFSELTFYVEKELRKRGYRMFLCNSDDDYRIEVKYLSMAKGNKVDGIICVTYSEIEEYMSSHIPMVSLEREFNDDIPYITCDNTGGGRLAAEKLIEFGCRNLICIGRSSSKNKAVKDRVEGFKEYCIKNSISHNIYFEENIKEDFDTWIKEYIKDRFGSGKKADGIFTVTDRYAERVIDILEKYGVKVPDDVQVIGYDGAKSYKNEIIKITTIRQPIEKMAEEAVRVLDNLILKNSVEKIDILPVSFIQGKTARKI; encoded by the coding sequence ATGGTAACAATCAATGATGTCGCAAGAGCAGCAGGAGTATCTAGAGGAACAGTATCCAATGTTATAAATAATGTGAAAGTAAGGGAAAAATCATATATAGCAGTAAAGAAAGCAATAGAGGAACTTGGATATGTACCTAATCAATATGCAAGAGCTTTAAAAACCAATAGAACATATACTGTTGCTTTAATTATACCTACTATATGGAATCCATTCTTTTCAGAACTCACTTTTTATGTGGAAAAGGAACTTAGAAAAAGAGGATATAGAATGTTCCTGTGTAATTCAGATGATGATTATAGAATTGAAGTTAAATATCTTTCAATGGCAAAAGGAAATAAAGTAGATGGAATAATATGTGTAACATACAGTGAAATTGAGGAGTATATGTCATCTCATATACCAATGGTATCTTTAGAAAGAGAATTTAATGATGATATTCCATATATTACCTGTGATAATACTGGAGGAGGAAGGTTAGCAGCAGAAAAACTGATAGAGTTTGGATGCAGGAATCTTATATGCATAGGAAGAAGTTCTTCTAAAAATAAAGCAGTAAAAGACAGGGTAGAAGGATTTAAGGAATACTGTATAAAAAATAGTATTTCTCATAACATATATTTTGAAGAGAATATTAAAGAGGATTTTGATACGTGGATAAAAGAATATATAAAAGATAGATTTGGGTCTGGAAAAAAAGCAGATGGAATATTTACTGTAACAGACAGATATGCTGAAAGAGTAATAGATATCCTTGAGAAATATGGAGTTAAAGTACCTGATGATGTTCAAGTAATAGGATATGATGGAGCAAAAAGCTATAAAAATGAAATAATAAAAATAACTACCATTAGACAGCCTATAGAAAAAATGGCTGAAGAAGCAGTGAGAGTTTTAGATAATCTTATATTAAAAAATTCTGTGGAAAAAATAGATATTCTTCCAGTTTCATTTATACAAGGAAAAACTGCAAGGAAAATATAG
- the pepV gene encoding dipeptidase PepV, which translates to MDIKEYIDIHFNDALKSIIEIIRIKTVKAEKAGDAPYGTELKKGLNKVLEIAQSLGFKVKNLDNYIGYAEYGEGEEYVAVLGHIDVVPEGDEASWSVPPYEGCIVNNQLTARGAIDNKAPIISALYSLKAVVDTHPKFNKRVRVIFGTNEESGDEDIKYYLAREKEPKYAFTPDGRFPVIFSEKGIYTFSFRKKIDWKNSKLIEIKAGTRSNIVPEKCIAKVRNIPKENIEKALNEIRMSSKAEYTVNYEGDITEIICTGISAHASSPHKGVNALLGMYKFLDLIIREEDAAKGFISFISDYIGESSDGEKLGIKTVNEEVGNLTISAGITNIKDDEIFVKFNIRYPASIDEKTLDSRLKTAGEKEDIIFFKENHNAPLYFEKTHPLVKELQEVYIDVTGRDEEPAALGGGTYAKLMPNTVAFGPNFKEYNGKPHSFDECMDLDMLKQGMEIYARAILRLGALVK; encoded by the coding sequence ATGGATATAAAAGAATATATCGATATACATTTCAATGATGCTTTAAAAAGCATCATTGAAATTATAAGAATAAAAACTGTAAAAGCAGAGAAAGCAGGAGATGCTCCCTATGGAACAGAACTTAAAAAAGGCTTAAACAAGGTATTGGAAATAGCTCAAAGTCTTGGATTTAAAGTGAAAAATCTAGACAACTATATTGGATATGCTGAATATGGAGAGGGCGAAGAATATGTAGCTGTTTTAGGGCATATAGATGTAGTTCCTGAGGGAGATGAAGCCAGCTGGAGTGTACCCCCATATGAAGGGTGTATAGTGAATAATCAGCTTACAGCAAGGGGAGCTATCGATAACAAAGCTCCTATCATATCAGCTCTGTATTCTCTGAAAGCAGTAGTGGATACACATCCGAAATTCAATAAAAGAGTGAGGGTAATATTTGGAACTAATGAAGAGAGCGGAGATGAAGATATCAAATATTATCTGGCAAGGGAAAAAGAACCAAAGTATGCTTTTACTCCAGATGGAAGATTCCCAGTAATATTTTCTGAAAAGGGGATATACACATTTTCATTTAGAAAAAAGATAGACTGGAAAAATTCAAAATTGATAGAGATAAAAGCAGGAACAAGATCAAATATAGTACCTGAAAAATGTATAGCTAAAGTAAGAAATATACCTAAAGAGAATATAGAGAAAGCTCTTAATGAAATAAGAATGTCGTCTAAAGCGGAATATACAGTAAATTATGAAGGGGATATAACAGAGATAATCTGTACAGGAATATCAGCTCATGCAAGTTCACCTCATAAGGGGGTGAATGCTCTTTTAGGAATGTATAAATTCCTTGATCTGATCATTAGGGAAGAGGATGCAGCAAAAGGATTTATATCATTTATTTCAGATTATATTGGTGAAAGTTCAGATGGAGAGAAACTAGGTATAAAAACTGTCAATGAAGAAGTAGGAAATCTCACAATAAGTGCAGGAATAACAAATATTAAAGATGATGAGATATTTGTAAAATTTAACATAAGATATCCTGCTTCTATAGATGAAAAAACTCTTGATTCAAGATTGAAAACAGCAGGAGAAAAAGAAGATATTATATTTTTTAAAGAAAATCATAATGCACCTCTTTATTTTGAAAAAACTCATCCTTTGGTAAAAGAATTACAAGAAGTATATATAGATGTAACAGGGAGAGATGAGGAACCTGCTGCATTAGGTGGAGGAACTTATGCTAAACTGATGCCCAATACAGTGGCTTTTGGTCCTAATTTTAAAGAATATAATGGTAAACCTCACAGCTTTGACGAATGTATGGATCTTGATATGCTGAAACAGGGAATGGAAATATATGCAAGGGCTATATTAAGGCTTGGAGCATTAGTTAAATAA
- a CDS encoding GNAT family N-acetyltransferase — MIRKAKKNDIEIISKIYIDSRRKTYKNILPDDYLNSLTYAQGEKKWTEYLENDSNVIFVHLDDAGTITSFAASKPYRHIKKCLYLDSLHVSPEFQSKGVGKSLIIKTAEFALENNYGSMTVSFLRGNDKAEKIYQYLGAVYLNDFINYFDNTSAMSTVLIWKDLPKLINKYGK, encoded by the coding sequence ATGATTAGAAAAGCTAAAAAAAATGATATAGAAATTATTTCCAAAATTTATATAGACAGTCGCAGGAAAACATATAAAAATATTCTTCCAGATGATTATCTCAACTCTCTAACATATGCACAGGGAGAGAAAAAATGGACTGAATATTTAGAAAATGATAGCAATGTTATTTTTGTTCATTTAGATGATGCAGGAACTATTACCTCTTTTGCTGCTAGTAAACCTTATAGACATATAAAGAAATGCCTTTATTTAGATTCACTCCATGTATCACCTGAATTTCAAAGTAAAGGGGTTGGAAAATCCCTTATTATAAAAACTGCTGAATTTGCTTTGGAAAACAATTATGGTAGTATGACTGTATCTTTTCTCAGAGGAAATGATAAAGCTGAAAAGATTTATCAATATTTAGGTGCTGTTTATCTGAATGACTTCATCAATTATTTTGATAATACTTCTGCTATGTCAACAGTACTTATATGGAAAGATTTACCCAAGTTAATAAACAAATATGGTAAATAA
- a CDS encoding PTS sugar transporter subunit IIB produces MKKILLLCDAGMSTSLMVKKMKEAAVKKGIEAEINALSIAKFQENLGNYDVFLLGPQVKYKKDELAAVAATVGKKVEIINTMDYGMMKGDKVLELALSLID; encoded by the coding sequence ATGAAAAAAATATTATTATTATGTGATGCAGGAATGTCAACAAGCCTTATGGTTAAAAAAATGAAGGAAGCTGCTGTAAAAAAAGGGATAGAAGCTGAAATCAATGCTTTAAGTATAGCAAAGTTCCAAGAAAATCTTGGTAACTATGATGTATTTCTATTAGGACCACAAGTAAAATATAAAAAAGATGAATTAGCAGCAGTAGCAGCAACAGTTGGAAAAAAAGTAGAAATCATCAATACTATGGACTATGGTATGATGAAAGGAGATAAAGTTTTAGAACTTGCTCTTTCTTTGATAGACTAA
- a CDS encoding PTS lactose/cellobiose transporter subunit IIA has translation MDLDLEEVAMTIVGNAGEARSLAYEALREAKTGNFDKAEELLKESREKSLVAHGMQTELICNEADGNGIAMNLLMVHAQDHLMNSILARELVEELIDVYRRIGVEK, from the coding sequence ATGGATTTAGATTTAGAAGAAGTGGCAATGACAATAGTAGGTAACGCTGGTGAAGCAAGAAGTTTAGCTTATGAAGCATTAAGAGAAGCAAAAACTGGAAATTTTGATAAGGCAGAGGAACTTTTAAAAGAATCAAGAGAAAAATCTCTTGTAGCTCATGGAATGCAGACAGAACTTATATGTAATGAAGCAGATGGAAATGGAATAGCTATGAATCTTCTTATGGTTCATGCTCAAGACCACCTTATGAACTCAATTCTGGCTAGAGAATTAGTTGAAGAACTGATAGATGTATATAGAAGAATAGGAGTGGAAAAATAA
- a CDS encoding replication initiation protein encodes MNFDILQRDIQVEFSKHLNKKERNLIKTLAIKDKNVTLSLREFLKYLDFETQEEGIKFLNSFMNKYIILFSDSSKYLSYLSILQSFYISDDEITLIFPDEIASSFKKGTNYEKLGINKVLTFKEKFSYRLYQYVKKSPESSIYIPMETLRHLLEIKDSYKRYYDIEKNLLMPVLKDLEENGYLPLLYTKNKSGDYKSAKILGITLEKQIVETSNTAIINDIMIKIRKEVTNFTEIYSIVLKALAEHGEEYVRKNTDYALKNFTGNFDVYLEQLLLKNTPVEKAYLTVKKKFKTLFELHMEVMKIAQKESQYPSNLKFLIKIYSLKDGESTVCDGKDISLKITYSKNDFSYIEVFRQKISEDGIKGEK; translated from the coding sequence ATGAATTTTGATATACTTCAAAGAGATATTCAAGTAGAATTTTCAAAACATCTCAATAAAAAAGAGAGAAATCTTATCAAAACTTTAGCTATAAAAGATAAAAATGTAACTCTTTCCCTTAGAGAATTTTTAAAATATCTGGATTTTGAAACTCAGGAGGAGGGAATAAAATTTCTTAATTCCTTTATGAATAAATACATCATTCTTTTTTCAGACAGCTCTAAGTATTTATCTTACTTGAGTATCCTTCAGTCTTTTTATATATCTGATGATGAGATTACTTTGATATTTCCTGACGAAATAGCCAGTTCTTTTAAAAAAGGAACTAATTATGAGAAGCTTGGAATTAATAAAGTTCTCACATTTAAAGAAAAATTTTCATATCGTCTGTATCAGTATGTAAAAAAATCTCCTGAAAGCAGTATATATATCCCTATGGAAACTTTAAGGCATCTTCTTGAAATCAAAGATTCATATAAAAGATATTATGATATTGAAAAAAATCTTCTTATGCCAGTATTGAAAGACCTTGAGGAAAATGGATATCTTCCACTTTTATACACTAAGAACAAAAGTGGTGATTATAAAAGTGCAAAAATATTGGGAATAACTCTTGAAAAACAGATAGTTGAAACCAGTAATACTGCTATAATAAATGATATTATGATAAAAATAAGAAAAGAAGTTACTAATTTCACTGAAATATATTCTATTGTGTTAAAAGCCCTAGCTGAACATGGAGAAGAATATGTTAGAAAGAATACAGATTATGCTTTAAAAAATTTCACAGGGAATTTTGATGTCTATCTGGAACAGCTTTTATTAAAAAATACTCCTGTTGAGAAAGCTTATCTCACTGTTAAAAAGAAGTTCAAAACACTTTTCGAACTTCATATGGAGGTAATGAAGATTGCACAAAAAGAAAGTCAATATCCATCTAATTTAAAGTTTCTTATTAAAATCTATTCTTTAAAAGATGGAGAATCAACTGTGTGCGATGGAAAAGATATTTCACTGAAGATAACATACAGCAAAAATGATTTTTCATATATAGAAGTGTTCAGACAAAAGATAAGTGAAGATGGTATAAAAGGAGAAAAATAA
- a CDS encoding antiporter, which translates to MESIVKVLFSNGVLMIFLALMLGYLFGRISFGGLKFGTSGVLIVALIFGHFGMNVPGIVGSIGLVLFLGCVGLSAGPSFVSNLKANFWGFLGTSFAILLSAGLTVAMAVKFFAIPVDLALGIAAGALTCTASLAATVEITSSTVASVGYGLAYVFGIISIVMFVQIIPKFLKVNIKEENDKMIDPPLSERLSSLKDLKLIIVDGPGVFVIAFAIVIGVIIGSIKIPLGSGTFFSLGNAGGTIIAGIIVSAIGRIGKISLQPVKTTLMPVRDLGISLFLLQNGAKAGAGFVETISKYGIKLFVVGVIMSLVAIIAAYIVAKMVFKMPLFAALGATTGAMTSAPALNALISVSNDDRVAAFYAACQPVATVGLVILPQIMVSILG; encoded by the coding sequence ATGGAGAGTATTGTTAAAGTATTATTTTCTAATGGAGTTCTTATGATTTTTCTGGCATTAATGCTGGGATATCTATTTGGGAGAATATCTTTTGGAGGACTGAAGTTTGGAACATCAGGAGTTTTAATAGTAGCCCTTATATTTGGGCACTTTGGAATGAATGTTCCTGGTATAGTTGGTTCAATTGGACTAGTTTTGTTTTTAGGATGTGTTGGGTTATCAGCAGGACCATCTTTTGTTAGTAATCTTAAGGCTAATTTCTGGGGATTCTTAGGTACATCTTTTGCAATTTTGCTATCAGCTGGGTTAACTGTAGCAATGGCAGTTAAGTTTTTTGCTATTCCTGTTGACTTAGCATTAGGAATTGCAGCTGGAGCTTTGACTTGTACTGCTTCTCTTGCAGCTACTGTTGAAATTACATCATCAACTGTTGCAAGTGTAGGTTATGGGTTAGCATATGTTTTTGGAATAATAAGTATAGTAATGTTTGTACAGATTATTCCTAAATTTTTAAAGGTCAATATTAAAGAAGAGAATGATAAAATGATAGATCCGCCTTTATCTGAAAGATTATCTAGTTTAAAAGACCTAAAACTTATAATAGTTGATGGACCAGGAGTATTTGTTATAGCATTTGCAATAGTGATAGGGGTTATAATTGGTTCTATAAAGATACCTTTAGGTTCTGGAACATTTTTCTCTCTTGGAAATGCAGGAGGAACAATTATTGCAGGTATTATAGTGTCTGCCATTGGAAGAATCGGAAAAATCAGTTTACAGCCTGTAAAAACAACACTTATGCCTGTAAGAGATTTAGGAATTTCTCTTTTTCTATTACAAAATGGAGCAAAGGCAGGGGCAGGATTTGTGGAAACTATATCTAAATATGGTATAAAATTATTTGTAGTTGGAGTAATTATGAGCTTAGTTGCAATTATTGCAGCTTATATAGTTGCTAAAATGGTATTTAAAATGCCATTATTTGCTGCTCTTGGAGCAACAACTGGAGCAATGACTTCAGCACCAGCATTGAATGCTCTTATTTCAGTTTCTAATGATGACAGAGTAGCAGCTTTTTATGCAGCTTGTCAACCGGTTGCAACAGTAGGGCTTGTTATATTACCACAAATTATGGTTTCTATTTTAGGATAA
- a CDS encoding EFR1 family ferrodoxin (N-terminal region resembles flavodoxins. C-terminal ferrodoxin region binds two 4Fe-4S clusters.) — protein sequence MKVEKVWAAYFSGTGTTEKIVCGLAKSLAEKLEAEFCCFDFTLPKARLEKSPFQKEDLVVFGTPTIAGRVPNVLLKYLATVEGRGALAVPISLYGNRDYDDCLIELRDILFKNGFYPIAAGAFIGEHSFSRILGAGRPDVKDMEILQEFAEKIVKKVETEDKSLIEVKGTPEPYRWYYQPRDRKGNPVDIRKVKPLTNDNCTDCKICAEVCPMGSISFENVREVPGICIKCCACIKKCPENAKYYEDAGYLYHQHELEEEYTRRAEPEYFV from the coding sequence GGGCTGCATATTTTAGTGGAACTGGAACAACAGAAAAAATAGTATGTGGACTTGCAAAATCCTTAGCAGAAAAATTAGAGGCAGAATTTTGCTGTTTTGATTTTACTCTTCCTAAAGCAAGACTAGAGAAGAGTCCATTTCAGAAAGAAGATCTAGTAGTTTTTGGAACGCCTACAATTGCAGGAAGAGTACCAAATGTTTTATTAAAATATTTGGCAACTGTAGAAGGAAGAGGAGCTTTAGCAGTTCCCATTTCTCTTTATGGAAATAGAGACTATGATGATTGTTTGATAGAGCTCCGAGATATTTTATTTAAAAATGGATTTTATCCCATTGCAGCAGGAGCTTTTATTGGAGAGCATTCTTTTTCCAGAATTTTGGGAGCAGGTAGACCAGATGTAAAGGATATGGAGATTCTTCAAGAATTTGCAGAAAAAATTGTAAAGAAAGTAGAAACAGAAGATAAGTCTTTAATTGAAGTAAAAGGGACTCCTGAACCTTATCGTTGGTACTATCAGCCACGAGACCGAAAGGGAAATCCTGTAGATATCCGTAAGGTAAAACCTTTGACAAATGATAATTGTACAGATTGTAAAATTTGTGCAGAAGTTTGCCCTATGGGCTCTATTTCTTTTGAAAATGTAAGAGAAGTTCCAGGAATTTGTATCAAATGTTGTGCTTGTATTAAAAAATGTCCTGAAAATGCAAAATATTATGAAGATGCAGGATATTTATATCATCAACATGAATTAGAAGAAGAATATACAAGGCGAGCAGAGCCAGAATATTTTGTATAA
- a CDS encoding N(4)-(beta-N-acetylglucosaminyl)-L-asparaginase, whose protein sequence is MKKWAMIATWRMAVEGVALGADILKNGGKCQDAVERAIMEVEDYPFYKSVGYGGLPNEVCEVELDAAFMDGKTLSIGAVAGIKDYKNPVCIARKLSADRFNIFLVGEGAEAYAHKNGFIRQNMLTERAKKTWELRMKEITEKNLSPYDGHDTVCMIGIDSEKDMAAATSTSGLFMKKRGRVGDSPVSGSGFYVDNEAGGAAATGLGEDIMKGCLSYETVQRMKRGMSPSEAAQSAVIDFSEQLKKRRGHAGAISVIAMNNKGEWGIGTNVEFSFAAADPDNEPKVYLATLVGRNEVKIEIASKEYMEAYRKNIQKPLEEI, encoded by the coding sequence ATGAAAAAATGGGCTATGATAGCTACTTGGAGAATGGCTGTTGAAGGAGTTGCTCTGGGAGCTGATATATTAAAGAATGGCGGAAAATGTCAGGATGCTGTGGAGAGAGCAATAATGGAAGTTGAGGATTATCCTTTTTATAAGTCAGTAGGATATGGAGGACTTCCAAATGAAGTATGTGAAGTTGAGCTGGATGCTGCTTTTATGGATGGAAAAACACTTTCTATTGGAGCAGTTGCTGGAATAAAAGATTATAAAAATCCTGTGTGTATAGCAAGAAAACTTAGTGCAGACAGATTCAATATATTTCTTGTAGGAGAGGGAGCTGAAGCTTATGCTCACAAGAATGGATTTATAAGGCAGAATATGCTTACTGAAAGGGCAAAAAAGACTTGGGAATTGAGAATGAAAGAGATAACTGAAAAAAATCTTTCACCTTATGATGGGCATGATACAGTGTGTATGATAGGGATAGATTCAGAAAAAGATATGGCAGCAGCGACTTCTACAAGCGGCCTTTTTATGAAAAAAAGAGGAAGAGTAGGAGATTCCCCTGTATCTGGTTCGGGATTCTATGTGGATAATGAAGCAGGAGGAGCAGCAGCTACTGGACTTGGAGAAGATATAATGAAAGGCTGCCTTTCTTATGAAACAGTTCAAAGAATGAAAAGAGGAATGTCTCCTTCAGAGGCAGCTCAATCAGCAGTTATTGATTTTTCTGAACAGCTGAAAAAAAGAAGAGGTCACGCAGGAGCTATATCAGTTATAGCAATGAATAATAAAGGGGAATGGGGAATTGGTACCAATGTAGAATTTTCATTTGCTGCAGCTGACCCAGATAATGAACCTAAGGTATATCTTGCAACTCTTGTAGGAAGGAATGAAGTAAAAATAGAGATAGCCTCAAAAGAATATATGGAAGCTTATAGAAAAAACATACAAAAACCATTGGAAGAAATATAA
- a CDS encoding Fic family protein has protein sequence MEYNLKYESLINLFYKKADIEKELEKRLSNYSTFKTGLNINPFNHEKKQLDKTYELFYIFLLEASLFQEKIFSNSKKITEISNQLPEAAKESCLMEIMVNEIVKTNDIEGVVSTKKEIYDGINYKKGNRFSGIIKKYSEIKKQKFTTITSVEEIRKLYDSLFSEEILSNPETKLDGKLFRKEPVYIRNGIKKIHVGDLSEQTILENLNKLIAFMNNKEIPFLLKAAITHYFFEYIHPFYDGNGRFGRFLFSMYLARKLDTFTGMSLSYAIDLNKKKYLESFLEVSNPRNYGEVTFFAKNILEIIIEGQKNIINLLEERKDKLDYARDIITGFKLDEEKSKILFYLIQVYIFSNYGILKDIEIGEYMKLSRHSLNKHIKYLIENEYIVQISKRPSIHTISDRIKEMID, from the coding sequence ATGGAATATAATTTAAAATATGAGAGTTTAATAAATTTGTTTTATAAAAAAGCAGATATAGAAAAAGAATTAGAAAAAAGACTTTCTAATTACTCAACATTTAAAACAGGATTAAATATAAATCCATTTAATCATGAAAAAAAACAATTGGATAAAACATATGAGCTATTTTATATTTTTTTACTGGAAGCCTCTTTATTTCAAGAAAAAATATTTAGTAATAGTAAAAAAATTACTGAAATATCAAATCAATTACCAGAAGCAGCTAAAGAAAGCTGTTTAATGGAAATAATGGTAAATGAAATAGTAAAAACTAACGATATTGAAGGGGTAGTAAGTACAAAAAAAGAAATATATGATGGAATAAATTATAAAAAAGGAAATAGATTTTCTGGGATAATAAAAAAATATTCAGAGATAAAAAAACAAAAATTTACAACGATAACATCTGTTGAAGAAATTAGAAAACTGTATGATTCTCTATTTTCAGAAGAAATATTAAGCAATCCTGAAACTAAATTAGATGGGAAATTATTTAGAAAAGAGCCTGTTTATATAAGAAATGGAATTAAAAAAATTCATGTTGGAGATTTATCTGAACAAACCATATTAGAAAATTTGAACAAATTAATAGCTTTTATGAATAATAAGGAAATTCCGTTTTTATTAAAAGCTGCAATAACACATTATTTTTTTGAATATATACATCCTTTTTATGATGGAAATGGTAGGTTTGGAAGATTTCTGTTTTCTATGTATTTAGCTAGAAAATTAGATACTTTTACAGGAATGTCACTTTCTTATGCAATAGACTTAAATAAAAAGAAATATCTTGAAAGTTTTTTAGAAGTTTCAAATCCAAGAAATTATGGAGAAGTAACTTTTTTTGCTAAAAATATTTTAGAAATAATAATAGAAGGGCAAAAAAATATAATAAATCTTTTAGAAGAACGAAAAGATAAATTAGATTATGCAAGAGATATTATTACTGGTTTTAAACTTGATGAAGAAAAAAGTAAAATTCTTTTTTATCTAATACAAGTATATATTTTTTCAAATTATGGAATTTTAAAAGATATAGAAATAGGTGAATATATGAAATTAAGCAGACATTCTCTGAATAAACATATTAAATATTTAATTGAGAATGAGTATATTGTACAAATTTCAAAAAGACCTTCTATTCATACAATAAGTGACAGAATAAAAGAAATGATAGATTGA
- a CDS encoding PTS sugar transporter subunit IIC — MSKVITILEDKLVPVAAWIAQNKYINGIRRAFIMMMPLLMIGSIFLMISAFPLPAYQRGMTNLFGEGWKNVLDIPVSATFSLIALYVAFLVAQQLAKQFDLDSIAVGLLSLASFLILTPLGHSTEHGAVITFDWLGSKGMFVAMVIGVITVKIFQFFVNRNILVKMPDGVPPEVIKSFEALIPGTVILGAALILRLLMMQTEYGTIHDFVYRMLALPLKSLGTSYIGSIFTVFAISILWSVGINSGSMVNGFVRPFWLENQVENIAALQAGQPLPHVITEQFFDMVWMGGAGVTLSLLLAILIFAKSKHIRSVGAIGAIPGIFNINEPILFGLPIILNPIMLIPFNLVAMVMVTTQYITMNLGIVSKPLGIAFPWPTPAIISGFITVGDISGALIQIVNLIIGAMIYLPFLRIIDKASKKEEDEMERLEKLEKEGK, encoded by the coding sequence ATGAGCAAAGTTATAACTATATTAGAGGACAAACTTGTTCCTGTAGCTGCATGGATAGCACAGAACAAATATATCAATGGAATAAGAAGAGCATTTATAATGATGATGCCTTTACTGATGATTGGATCTATATTTTTGATGATTTCAGCTTTTCCTTTACCAGCATATCAAAGAGGTATGACTAATTTATTTGGTGAAGGATGGAAAAATGTTCTTGATATTCCTGTAAGTGCAACATTTTCACTTATAGCTTTATATGTAGCTTTTTTAGTAGCACAGCAGCTGGCTAAACAGTTTGATCTTGACAGCATTGCAGTAGGACTTTTATCTTTAGCTTCTTTCTTGATTCTTACTCCATTGGGACATTCTACTGAACATGGAGCAGTTATCACATTTGACTGGCTTGGAAGCAAAGGAATGTTTGTAGCAATGGTTATTGGAGTAATAACAGTAAAGATATTTCAATTTTTCGTTAATAGAAATATTCTTGTAAAAATGCCAGATGGTGTGCCACCAGAAGTTATAAAATCATTTGAAGCTTTAATTCCTGGAACAGTTATTTTAGGAGCAGCTCTTATTTTAAGACTTCTTATGATGCAGACAGAGTATGGAACAATACATGATTTTGTATATAGAATGTTGGCTCTTCCATTAAAATCTCTTGGAACTTCATATATAGGTTCTATATTTACAGTTTTTGCTATATCAATACTTTGGTCTGTTGGAATAAACAGTGGTTCTATGGTTAATGGATTTGTAAGACCTTTCTGGTTGGAAAATCAAGTGGAAAATATAGCTGCACTGCAAGCTGGACAGCCGCTTCCTCATGTAATAACTGAACAGTTCTTTGACATGGTATGGATGGGAGGAGCAGGAGTTACACTCTCTCTTCTGCTGGCAATACTTATCTTTGCAAAGAGTAAACATATAAGAAGTGTTGGAGCTATTGGAGCCATTCCAGGAATATTTAATATTAATGAACCAATTCTTTTTGGGCTTCCAATAATTCTTAATCCTATTATGCTTATACCATTTAATCTGGTAGCTATGGTAATGGTAACTACACAATATATAACAATGAATCTTGGGATTGTATCAAAACCTCTAGGGATTGCTTTTCCATGGCCGACACCAGCAATAATCAGCGGATTTATAACAGTAGGTGATATTTCAGGAGCCCTTATTCAAATAGTAAATCTTATTATTGGAGCAATGATTTACCTTCCATTCCTTAGAATAATAGACAAGGCAAGTAAAAAAGAGGAAGATGAAATGGAAAGATTAGAAAAATTAGAAAAAGAAGGAAAGTAA